Proteins from one Methanococcus maripaludis C5 genomic window:
- the polC gene encoding DNA polymerase II large subunit — translation MLHVSASKGMTEYFKNILDNVKNLYDLAEGCRKSGYDVTDHVEIPLAKDMADRVEGIVGPKNVAERIRELVSDLGKEPAALEIAKEIVEGKFGEFGREVGAEQAVRTALAVITEGIVAAPLEGIAHVKIKKNNDGGEYLAIYFAGPIRSAGGTAQALAVLVGDYVRKNMGLDKFKPTDDEVERYGEEVDLYQSEVTTFQYQPKAEEIRVAVRNISVEITGEATDDVEVSGHRDLPRIETNQIRGGALLALVEGVLLKAPKILRHVDKLGIEGWDWLKELKSKKEELVEEIEEENDEFNYEEEEDLSQYEDYEVEAVTKFIGEVIAGRPVFSHPSKKGGFRLRYGRSRNTGFATDGFHPAIMYLVDDFMAVGTQLKTERPGKATCVVPVDSIEGPIVKLNDKSVLKIDTVEKAKQYRDDVEEILFLGDILVNYGDFLENNHTILPSSWCTEWYEKILKSENLEYTKEFIENPDQKEVVKYAKLTNTPLHPKYTYFWHDISKDNINVLRNWIIGGRYNESNDSWGLTYDPEDPEISIVKRYLELIGCPHTVVDEKVEIFEYYPLLYSLGYDFDEKQDVVEDIEEKLQNTKNNMHFINTIAPFEIRRNAYIYVGARMGRPEKAASRKMKPPVNGLFPIGNAGALVRLINKAVDEGKTDEIEISNVKCSCGNVSLYRTCPFCGSSVEPSGPSRIKLPIKEYWYKALENLKINKAGDVKCIKGMTSKDKIIEPLEKAILRAKNDIFVFKDGTTRFDCTDVPVTHFRPVEIHGDIEKLKSLGYLKDIHGNPLENENQVLELNVQDVIVPESCMDYFLNVSKFIDDLLEKYYKKDRFYNVNKREELVGHLIIGMAPHTSAGMVGRIIGYSKANVGYAHPYFHASKRRNCDGDEDAFFLLLDAFMNFSKRFLPDKRGGQMDAPLVLTTILDPKEVDGEVHNMDSMWEYPLEFYEKSLEGIAPKEIKKIMETVEDRLDKESQYEGIGYTHETLKIDEGPLVCAYKTLGSMMEKTSAQLAVAKKIRATDERDVAEKVIQSHFVPDLIGNLRAFSRQGVRCKCGAKYRRMPLKGICRKCGSRLILTVSKGAVEKYMDVSQTMAEKYNASDYIKQRLEIIRSGIDSLFVNDKRKQVKIEDFFK, via the coding sequence ATGCTCCATGTTTCAGCTTCAAAAGGAATGACTGAATATTTCAAAAATATTTTAGATAATGTAAAAAACCTTTACGATCTTGCAGAGGGATGCAGGAAATCTGGATACGATGTAACAGACCACGTTGAGATACCTCTGGCAAAAGATATGGCAGATAGGGTAGAGGGAATTGTCGGTCCAAAAAATGTTGCAGAACGTATCAGGGAACTAGTATCGGACTTAGGAAAAGAACCTGCGGCACTTGAAATTGCAAAAGAAATAGTTGAAGGAAAATTTGGTGAGTTCGGGCGAGAAGTTGGAGCAGAACAAGCCGTAAGAACAGCGTTAGCAGTTATCACGGAAGGAATCGTGGCAGCACCTCTAGAAGGTATCGCACACGTTAAAATTAAGAAAAACAACGATGGTGGTGAATATCTTGCAATCTACTTTGCAGGACCAATTAGGAGTGCAGGAGGAACTGCTCAGGCACTTGCCGTACTTGTTGGGGATTACGTTAGAAAAAACATGGGATTAGATAAATTTAAGCCAACAGACGATGAAGTTGAAAGATACGGGGAAGAAGTGGATTTATACCAGTCCGAGGTTACTACATTCCAATACCAGCCAAAAGCTGAAGAAATCCGGGTGGCCGTTAGAAATATATCTGTAGAAATTACTGGGGAGGCAACAGACGACGTTGAAGTTAGTGGACACAGGGATTTACCTAGAATAGAAACAAACCAGATTAGGGGCGGTGCTCTTTTAGCACTAGTTGAGGGTGTTCTTCTAAAAGCACCTAAAATTTTAAGACACGTTGATAAATTAGGCATTGAAGGATGGGACTGGTTAAAAGAGTTAAAAAGCAAAAAAGAAGAATTAGTCGAAGAAATTGAAGAAGAAAATGATGAATTTAACTACGAAGAGGAAGAAGACCTATCACAATACGAAGATTATGAAGTGGAGGCTGTAACCAAGTTTATTGGGGAAGTTATTGCAGGAAGGCCTGTATTTTCACACCCCTCTAAAAAAGGCGGGTTCAGACTTAGATATGGAAGAAGTAGAAATACAGGATTTGCTACAGATGGTTTTCACCCTGCAATAATGTATTTGGTTGACGACTTCATGGCTGTAGGAACGCAGTTAAAAACCGAAAGACCTGGAAAAGCAACATGTGTAGTTCCTGTTGATAGTATCGAAGGTCCAATAGTTAAATTAAACGATAAAAGTGTACTTAAAATAGATACGGTCGAAAAAGCAAAACAATATCGGGATGACGTTGAAGAAATTCTCTTTTTAGGGGATATTTTGGTAAACTATGGGGATTTCTTGGAAAACAACCACACGATACTTCCAAGCAGTTGGTGTACCGAGTGGTATGAAAAAATCTTAAAATCAGAAAATTTAGAATATACAAAAGAATTTATAGAAAATCCCGATCAAAAAGAAGTAGTAAAATATGCTAAACTTACAAATACGCCACTTCATCCAAAATATACATATTTCTGGCACGATATTTCTAAAGATAATATCAATGTTCTTAGAAACTGGATTATTGGTGGGAGATACAATGAAAGCAATGATTCTTGGGGATTGACATATGATCCAGAAGACCCAGAAATTTCAATTGTAAAACGGTATTTGGAACTTATCGGATGTCCGCACACAGTAGTGGATGAAAAAGTAGAAATTTTCGAATATTATCCGTTATTATATTCATTAGGATATGATTTTGACGAGAAACAAGATGTTGTAGAAGATATCGAAGAAAAACTTCAAAATACGAAAAATAACATGCACTTTATAAATACAATAGCGCCATTTGAAATTCGAAGAAATGCTTACATATACGTTGGTGCAAGAATGGGTAGGCCAGAAAAGGCAGCTTCCAGAAAGATGAAACCACCGGTAAATGGTCTTTTCCCAATTGGAAATGCCGGGGCACTTGTAAGGCTTATAAACAAAGCTGTTGACGAGGGAAAAACTGACGAAATTGAAATTTCAAATGTAAAATGCAGCTGTGGAAATGTAAGTTTGTACAGAACATGTCCATTTTGCGGAAGTTCTGTTGAACCAAGTGGACCTTCGCGAATAAAACTTCCAATAAAAGAATATTGGTACAAAGCGCTCGAAAATTTGAAGATAAACAAAGCTGGCGATGTAAAATGTATTAAGGGGATGACTTCAAAGGATAAAATAATCGAACCCTTAGAAAAAGCAATATTGAGGGCAAAAAACGATATATTTGTATTTAAAGACGGCACTACAAGGTTTGACTGTACAGATGTTCCGGTAACTCATTTCAGGCCTGTAGAAATACACGGGGATATCGAAAAACTGAAATCTCTGGGATATTTGAAAGATATTCACGGAAATCCGCTTGAAAATGAAAATCAGGTACTCGAATTAAATGTTCAAGATGTCATAGTTCCTGAATCCTGCATGGATTACTTTTTAAATGTTTCAAAATTTATAGATGATCTTTTGGAAAAATACTACAAAAAAGATAGATTTTACAACGTGAATAAAAGAGAAGAGCTTGTAGGGCATTTAATAATTGGAATGGCGCCACACACCTCCGCAGGAATGGTTGGAAGGATCATTGGATACAGCAAAGCAAACGTAGGGTACGCTCATCCTTACTTCCATGCTTCAAAAAGAAGAAACTGTGATGGGGATGAAGATGCATTTTTCCTACTTTTAGATGCATTCATGAATTTTTCAAAGAGATTCTTGCCAGATAAAAGAGGGGGCCAGATGGATGCGCCACTGGTTCTTACAACCATTTTGGATCCGAAAGAGGTGGATGGTGAGGTCCATAACATGGATTCGATGTGGGAATACCCTCTTGAATTCTACGAAAAATCTCTGGAAGGAATTGCTCCAAAAGAAATCAAAAAAATAATGGAGACTGTTGAAGACAGGCTTGACAAAGAGAGTCAGTACGAAGGAATCGGATATACGCATGAAACTTTGAAAATAGATGAAGGGCCGCTTGTTTGTGCATACAAAACATTGGGTTCCATGATGGAAAAGACCTCAGCTCAACTCGCGGTTGCAAAAAAGATTAGGGCAACTGATGAAAGGGATGTGGCGGAAAAGGTTATCCAATCGCATTTTGTTCCTGATTTAATTGGAAATTTAAGGGCTTTTTCAAGGCAAGGAGTACGGTGTAAATGCGGTGCAAAATACCGAAGGATGCCTCTAAAAGGGATTTGTAGAAAATGTGGAAGCAGACTGATTTTAACAGTTTCAAAAGGGGCTGTTGAAAAGTACATGGACGTTTCACAAACAATGGCTGAAAAGTACAATGCAAGCGACTACATAAAACAAAGACTCGAAATCATAAGGTCTGGAATTGACAGTTTGTTTGTAAACGACAAGAGAAAGCAGGTTAAAATTGAAGATTTCTTTAAATGA
- a CDS encoding heavy metal-binding domain-containing protein yields the protein MIVTTSDKIEGKEIESYTGFVMGSLAAKAGTKDQMEAKKKALYGLFRKGNEDGADAIISVKLDSVSYKSEETGEEMVEYTYYGTAVKFKN from the coding sequence ATGATTGTAACAACAAGTGACAAAATCGAAGGAAAAGAAATTGAAAGCTACACAGGATTTGTGATGGGATCATTAGCTGCTAAAGCAGGTACAAAAGACCAAATGGAAGCTAAAAAGAAAGCATTATATGGTTTATTTAGAAAAGGAAATGAAGATGGCGCAGATGCAATAATAAGCGTAAAATTAGATTCAGTTTCATACAAATCAGAAGAAACTGGCGAAGAAATGGTAGAATACACATACTACGGAACCGCAGTTAAATTTAAAAATTAA
- a CDS encoding ECF transporter S component, with amino-acid sequence MDEKMNELKIEREDYKKVLYRYLILLSIGINIVGAQVVPILNIPAFLDSTGTIFSAVLMGPIIGAAVGLATNIALGFLVDSGYFYFAGVNILIGLITGYIFKEYPFNLKTVFVVSIFISIVASVIGNTISYMAFGGVAGEQLDRITALLVENGIDLFVSVNISGFFANLLDKVLSFAIVFCIMVMVDKNLKVNEFNIRWK; translated from the coding sequence GTGGACGAAAAGATGAATGAATTAAAGATTGAGCGTGAAGACTATAAAAAAGTACTATATCGGTATTTAATACTTCTTTCGATCGGAATTAACATTGTTGGAGCACAGGTAGTTCCTATTTTAAATATTCCTGCATTTTTGGATTCTACCGGAACTATCTTTTCAGCAGTTTTAATGGGGCCGATAATTGGTGCAGCTGTCGGACTTGCAACAAACATTGCACTTGGTTTTTTGGTAGATTCTGGCTATTTCTATTTTGCGGGCGTTAATATACTGATAGGACTTATTACTGGATACATTTTCAAAGAATATCCATTTAATTTAAAAACAGTTTTTGTTGTATCAATATTTATTTCAATAGTTGCTTCAGTCATTGGAAATACGATAAGTTATATGGCATTTGGAGGGGTTGCTGGAGAACAACTTGATAGAATAACTGCCCTTTTGGTTGAAAATGGAATTGATTTATTTGTTTCTGTAAATATAAGTGGATTTTTTGCAAATCTCTTGGATAAAGTACTTTCTTTTGCAATTGTATTTTGCATCATGGTCATGGTCGATAAAAATCTAAAAGTAAACGAGTTTAACATTCGCTGGAAATAA
- a CDS encoding AAA family ATPase, with the protein MSNIHISNLKLKKNLQKPPVDPEEALCLKYVILEPVGFPINVNGENLKVSVEDHALFNSYAREQWENEIVKEGRYIFDSTIIPEYAFKVISLYPKDGGIITKDTLFKLENSCKVVNSPKFKETNFEEVIGQLDAKKKCKIVIKYLENPEIFGEWAPKNILFYGSPGTGKTMLARALATETEVPLYLIKATELIGDHVGDGSKQIESLYESASENTPCIIFIDELDAIALSRQFQSLRGDVSEVVNALLTELDGIKNNLGIVTIAATNNPELLDTAVRSRFEEEIEFKMPDDGERLKILELYAKKMPITVNADLKKYVEKTKGMNGRTIKEKFLKPALHKAILEDRTSIEEKDLDEIIKKLVKNTTPLNLYG; encoded by the coding sequence ATGAGCAATATCCATATCAGTAACCTGAAACTCAAAAAAAATCTTCAAAAACCACCAGTAGATCCTGAAGAAGCCCTGTGTTTAAAATACGTGATTTTAGAACCGGTTGGTTTTCCAATAAATGTTAATGGCGAGAATTTAAAGGTTAGTGTAGAAGATCATGCATTATTTAACTCATACGCTCGAGAACAGTGGGAAAACGAGATTGTAAAAGAAGGCAGATACATATTTGACAGTACAATTATTCCCGAATACGCATTCAAGGTTATTTCGCTCTACCCGAAAGATGGAGGGATTATTACAAAAGATACATTATTTAAATTAGAAAACAGTTGTAAAGTTGTAAATTCTCCAAAATTCAAAGAAACTAATTTTGAAGAAGTTATCGGGCAGCTTGATGCAAAGAAAAAGTGCAAAATAGTAATAAAATACCTTGAAAACCCGGAAATTTTTGGAGAATGGGCACCAAAAAACATTTTGTTCTACGGGTCGCCCGGAACTGGAAAAACAATGTTGGCAAGGGCCCTTGCAACTGAAACTGAAGTACCACTTTATTTAATAAAAGCTACTGAACTTATTGGTGACCATGTCGGAGATGGCTCAAAACAGATTGAAAGTCTGTATGAAAGTGCGTCAGAAAACACCCCTTGCATAATATTTATTGATGAGTTGGATGCAATTGCACTCAGTAGGCAGTTTCAGTCATTAAGAGGAGATGTATCTGAAGTAGTAAATGCGCTCCTTACAGAACTCGATGGAATAAAAAATAATTTAGGAATTGTGACAATTGCTGCAACAAACAACCCAGAACTGCTAGATACTGCAGTTAGAAGCAGATTTGAAGAAGAGATTGAATTTAAAATGCCTGATGATGGCGAAAGATTAAAAATCCTCGAATTATATGCTAAAAAAATGCCTATAACAGTAAATGCAGACCTTAAAAAATACGTTGAAAAAACAAAAGGAATGAATGGAAGAACGATTAAAGAAAAATTCCTAAAACCTGCACTTCATAAAGCAATTTTAGAAGATAGAACTTCGATTGAAGAAAAAGATCTCGATGAAATAATTAAAAAACTCGTTAAAAATACTACTCCGTTAAATTTATACGGATAA